The window GGAACAGGCCCTTGGGAGCGGCCGCGACCAGCGCCGGGAAGTCCTTCAGCGCGAAGGTGTCCCCGAAGGCGGTGTAGGTGCCGTCGGGGGTGAAGACCTTGGTCAGGCCGTCGATGTCGCCCTGAGTGATGGTCACCGCGTAGCGGGCGAGGGTCTGCTGGATCTCGACCAGATCCTCGATGCGGTTCGGCTTCACCGTCGCGGTCTCCGGCGCCCGGTTCTCGAACACCGGGCTCTCGGCGACAGGGTTCTCGGCGCCGGAGTTCACGGGCACGGAGTTCTCGGGCACGGGGTTCTCCGCGGCTGGGGTCTCGGACACTGGGGTCTCCGGCGCGCTGGTCTCGGGCTCAGTAGACAAACTGCTTACCACCCTTCATGACGAAGGGGACGCGAGTGAAGACCCGGATGTCCTCGAGCGGGTTGTCGCGGACGGCGATCACGTCGGCGAGCAGGCCCTCGGCCAGCCGGCCCCGGTCGGTGACGTCGATGAGGTCGGCGCCGACGATGGTGGCGGCCTGGATCGCCTGCAGCGGGGTCATGCCACGGTCGACCATGGTGACCAGCTCGTTGCCGTTCTTGCCGTGCGGGATCGCGGGCGCGTCCGAGCCGATGGCGATCTTCACGCCGGCCTCGATCGCGTTGCGGATCGACGCCTTGGCCCTCGGCCAGTCCCGGGCGGCCTTCGCCTGGATCCTCGGGTCGGAGGACTTGAGCACCTCCATGCCGTCGATCAGCGCCTGGGTCGCGACCAGGTAGGTGCCCCGCTTGACCATCAGGTTGATCGTGTCGTCATCGATCATGAAGGCGTGCTCGATGCAGTCGACGCCGCACTCGACCATCTGGGTCACGGCCTCCGAGCCGTGGGTGTGCGCCGCGACCCGCAGGCCGCGCCGGTGCGCCTCGTCGGTGATCGCGAGCACCTCCGCGTCGGAGTAGTGCTTCGCGCCCGCCGGGCCGGTGAGCGTCATGGTGCCGCCGGAACCGCACATCTTGATGACCTGGGCGCCGTGCTTGATCTGGTGGCGGACGGCCTTGATGACCTCGTCGACGCCGTTGGCGAGGCCCTCCTCGACGGTGAGCTGCAGGACGTGCGGGGCGAACTGGCCGAACATCGTCGGGTCGAGGTGGCCGCCGGTCGGGGTGATGGCGTGGCCGGCGGGCACGATCCGCGGGCCGTCGACCCAGCCGGAGTCGATCGCCTTCATCAGCGCCACGTCGAGCAGGTAGCCGCCCGTCTTGCAGAACAGGCCGAGGTTGCGCACGGTGGTGAACCCGGCCCGCAGGGTACGGCGGGCGTTCTGGGTGGCGCGCATCATCCGCAGCGGCGGGTCGTCGCGCATCTGCCCGGTGAACTGGTTCTCGCCGGGGCCGCCCATCAGGAGGTTGAGCTCCATGTCCATCAGGCCGGGCACCAGGATCAGGTCGCCGAGGTCGATGACCTCGCCCTCGGGCTGGCCGCCCAGGCCGACGATGTACTCACCGTCGACCTTCAGGATTCCCGGCCGGATGATCTCGCCGTGGTCGACGTCCAGCAGGCCCGCGGCCTTGAGGGTCAGCATGGAAGTGCTCACCTCTTCCCTTCGAGCCCGGCCAGGATACGACCAGCCAGGTTAGGAGAATCACGTTCTCAGAGTTGAGTGCCAGATTTTCACGTGGTGCGCCGCCGCGTCAAACGTCCCAGCCCGGAGCCCTGACCGCCGTGCAGAAGCCGCGAGCCCTCAACCAGCGCGAATCGGGCCGGGCGCGGGGGCACCCCGACCCCGAAGATCGACTGCACAGTTGATTCTCGCAGGGCGAGAAGCTAGTTTCCCTACAGGAGAACAGAGCCGATCAGCAGTACCTACGGCGGCGCCCGAAACGGTCCACACGCTGGCGCGGGGCGCCTCGGACGCCCGGGCGCCCTCACGGGCAGCCGCGCCGAGGAAGTTCTCACCGTGCCACGGAAGTTCTCACCGTGCCGAGGAGGTTCTCACCGAGGCGAGGAAGTCCTCACCGAGGCGAGGGCACCCGCGACCGTGGAAGGGAAGGTAGCCCGGTGAGCGTCACCGACACCACGAACGCGGCCGCCGGCCCGACGGGGGCCGTCAGCGCGGCCGTCACGGCGCCGCGGCGGCACGAGCACTGGATCAACGGCGTGGCCGCGGCCCCCGCGGGCGGGGCCTACTTCCCCACCCGCAACCCCGCGACCCGCGAGCCGGCCGGCGAGATCGCCGCCGGCACGGCGGCCGACGTCGAGCGCGCCGTCGCCGGGGCGGCGGCCGCCTGGCCCGCGTGGGCGGCGCGGCCCGCCGGCGAGCGCGCCGACGTCCTGCACGCGGTCGCCGACGCGATGGCGGCCGGGGCCGGCGAGCTCACCGAGCTGGAGCGGGCCGACACCGGCAAGACGGACGGTCAGCTCAAGCTCGAGATCGACATGTCGGTCGCGTACTTCCGGTACTACGCCGGGGTGCTGCGCGCGCTGCACGGCCGCACGATCGACCTCGGCGCCGGGGCGCACGCCTACACCCGGCTCGAGCCGTACGGCGTCATCGGGGCGATCACCCCGTGGAACCTGCCGCTGAACCAGGCGAGCCGCGCGCTCGCCCCGGCGCTGGCCGTCGGCAACGCCGTCGTCGCCAAGCCGAGCGAGTTCACCTCGACGTCCACGGTGCGCCTCGCCCGGCTCGCGACCGCCGCCGGGCTGCCGGACGGGCTGCTCAACGTGGTCACCGGCACCGGGCCCGACGTCGGCACCCCGCTCGCCGCTCACCCGCTGGTGCGCAAGGTGGCGTTCACGGGCTCCGTCGCCACCGGGCGCCACCTGGCCCGGGTCGCGGGCGACCGGCTGATCCCGGTGACCCTCGAGCTCGGCGGCAAGTCCCCGGTCGTCGTCTTCGCCGACGCCGACCTCGACCGCGCCGCGGCCGCCGCCGCAGGCGCGATCCAGGCGAACTCCGGCCAGGTCTGCTCGGCCACGACCCGCCTGCTCGTCGAGGACGCGGTCCACGACGAGGTGGTCGCGCGCGTCGTCGAGAGACTCGAGCGGCTCCAGCCGGGGGCCGACTTCGGCCCGATCATCACCGAGGCGCAGTTCACCAGGGTGCTCGCCGCCTTCACCCAGGCCGCGCGGGACGGCATCCTCCCGGTGACCGGCGGCGCCGCCTACGACGACGGCCCGGGCGCGGCCGGCCAGTACGTGCGCCCGACCGTGTACGCCGACGTGCCGCCGACGCATCCGCTCGCCCGCGAGGAGGTCTTCGGGCCGGTCCTCGTCACCCGCCGGTTCTCCGGCGAGGCGGAGGCGCTCGCCTTCGCGAACGACACCGAGTACGGCCTGGTCGCGAGCGTCTGGAGCGGTGACGTCGCCCGCGGGCTGCGGCTCGCCGAGGGGATCCAGGCCGGCCAGGTAGCCGTCAACGGCGGCCCGCTGAACATCGAGACGCCGTTCGGCGGCTACAAGAACAGCGGCTACGGCCGCGAGAAGGGCGTCGAGGCCCTGCACGACTACGCCCAGACCAAGACCATCAGCCTCTCCCTGGGCTAGAGCGAAGGAGCACGGACCGTGGACGATGCGCTGAGCGCCGCGTACGCGCTGCGCAGGGCCATGCTGGGCGACGCCTACGTCGATCGGCAGACCGGCGAGACCGACCCGGTCGCCCGGGATTTCCAGGACCACATCACCCGCCAGGCCTGGGGTGTCTGGACCCGCGGCGGAGCCCTCTCCAACCGGGACCGCAGCCTGCTGGTGCTGGCGATGACCGCGGCTCTCGGCCGGATGGAGGAGTTCCGGCTGCACGCCAGCGCGCAGGCGCGCACCGGCGTGACCGACGCCGAACTCGACGAGCTGCTCTTCCAGGTCGCCGCCTACTGCGGCGCGCCCGCGGCGATCTCCGCTCGCCGCGCCCTGCGCGAGGTACGCGCCGGCCGCGCCGCTCAGGAGGCCGCCCAGGAGACGGCCACCGCCGCGGACAGCGGGTCCGCGCCCGGCGAAGGGGCGTGACGATGACCTCCCCGACGGTTGGCTTCGTCGGCCTCGGCAACATGGGCGCCGCACTCGCCGAAAACCTCGTCAGGTATGGCTTCGACGTCGTCGCCTTCGACGTGGCCGGCCCGGACCGGGCACCCGAGCGTTCCCGGTTCGCGGCCGACCTGGCCGAGGTGGCACGCGAGGCCGACATCGTCGTGTTCAGCCTCCCGGACGGCACCGTCTCCGAGAAGGTCGCCACCGAGGTGGCCGGCGCGGCCGACCGCCGCGTCACCCACATCATCGACACGTCGACGATCGGTGTCGCCGCGGCCGGCCGTATCACCGAGCTGCTCACCGCCGCCGGCATCGGCTATGTCGACGCGCCCGTGTCGGGCGGTGTGGCCGGCGCCAGGGCCCGCAGGCTGGCGGTCATGTACGCGGGCACCGACGACGCCGTCGAGGCCGTCTACTCGGTGCTCGCCGGGCTGTCGGACAAGATCCGCCGCGTCGGTGACCGCGCTGGCCTCGGCCAGGCGCTGAAGCTCGCGAACAACTTCCTGTCCGCCACGGCGCTGGCCGCCACCAGCGAGGCCGTCGCGTTCGGCGTCCAGGCGGGCCTCGACATGAAGACCATGATCGAGGTCCTCAACACCTCCAGTGGCCGCAGCGCCGCCACCGACGACAAGTTCCCGAACGACGTCCTCACCGGCCGCTACGGCTCCGGCTTCGCCAACACCCTCATGGCCAAGGACGTCCGCCTCTACCTGGCCGAGGTCCGCGAGGCCGCCGCTCCGGACACCGTGGGGGCGACGACCGAGGACATCTGGAAGCGCTTCGCCGAAGCCGAGCCAGGGGTCGACTTCACCCGTATCTACCCCTTCGTGGAGGGCTCGGCCTGACCGGAGGCCGAGCCGGCCCGGGTCTCGGGTCCCGGGTCATGGCCTCCTGAATCCATGCCTCCCGTATCCCCTCCGGGTCCGTTAGGGAAGATCTCGTGCCGAACCGTGGCCGTCCGCTTCCTGACACGGCAGGGATGCCCGTTCGCCTTCCCAGTGTTGCGCCACATACGGGACGATATGTGCGCGTAACGGAGCGGCCGGATCGCCAGCGAGGGGACCATGGATCTGCCTGAGCGGACCGACCCGTCGACTGGTATCGGAGACGGCGGCCGCCCGGGTGCCGCTCCGGCGGGCGCCGCCGCCGACCCGCGCGGCTCCTTACCCCTCAACCGCCATCCGCTGGCCGTCGCGATCGGGAACGCCTCCCTGCTGTGCGTCGGGTACGTGATGCTGGGCTGGCGGCGGCGGGCGGTCGCCGTCGGCCTGGTGACGTTCGTGCTCGTCATCGTCCTCGCCACGGCGGTGCGGACCGGGTGGTTCGAGGTCGTCTTCGCCGCGTGGTGGCTGGCTCTCGTCGTGCACGGCTGGCTCCTGGCCGGCGGATGGCCGCGGCGCCGGCGGCGGGCCGGCGGGCGGGCCCGGCTGGTCACCGCGCTCGCGTTCGCGCTTCCGATGCTCGCGGCCGTCGCCCTGCTCCGCCTCGACGTCGCCGGGATCAACTCGGACCTGGCGGGGGCGGTCCGGGACGGCGACTGCCCACGAGCGACGGCGGCCCTGGACGAGAGGTCCGCGGCCCACTACCTGGCCGACCCGCCCGGAGCGGCCCAGGGCGACGTCACCGGGCGGGCCTGCGCCCAGATCCAGAACGCGGACGCCCAGTTCGACGCGGCTCTGGGCGCCGACGATGGCGCGCTGACGCAGGGCTTCAGCGACCTGTCGGGAGTTCTCGCGGACATGCCCGGCCACGAGCGCATGGTCGACAGGGTCCTCGACGGGTTCCTCGACCGCCTGCCCGTGTCGGATGCCTGCGACACCGTGAAGATCCTCGACGGCCTGCGAGCGAGGAAACCGACCGGCGACAGGCTGGACCGCGCCGCCGGCGTCGTCCCCCGGCTGGCGCCCGCGGCCATCGTCGGCTGCGGCGACAGCCTCCTGGCCGCGAGCGACTGGGAGCCGGCACGCACCGAGTACCAGCGGCTGCTCGACCAGTACCCGGGCGACAAGCTCGCGAGCAAGGCCACCGACGGGATCCGCAAGGCGGGCCAGCAGATCGAGCTGGCGCACGTCCGCGACCTGCTGGGAACCGGGACCGGCGGCACACAGCCCGCCTACTGCTCCGGCCCGGCGCCCTACAGCGGCGCCGCCCCGTACCGCGGTGGCAGCCCGAACCGGGCCCTGGTACGCGGCGACAACACGTACGTCGGCAAGCTGCCCCCCGAGTGGTTCACGAACGACGTCGCCGACGCGGTGGTCGTCGTCTGCGCGGGTGACAAGGAGTACGGAGACACGGTCCGCAGCTGCTCCTACGAGTCCACGTTCAGTCCCTTCGGGCAGAGTGTGGCGTTCAAGAAGATCGCGATTCCGATCAAGGTCATCGAAGTCCAGACGGGTCGCGTCGTGTCGGACCTGCGGGTGCAGATCAACGGCGCGAGCTGCCCCGCGTCGATCAGCTACACCACCTCCGGCTACATCGACACCGGCCCGCCCTCGCAGATGTACGTCGACGCCTCGGATGACGCCATCGCAGGCGGGGTGCGGGCAGCGCTCGGGCCCGTGATCGCTCCGTGACCGCCGACCCGGATGGGTCGGCAACTCCTGAGCGCAGTCCGTTGGCCATCGCGGTGGCCAACGCATCCCTGCTGTGCGTCGGGTACGTCAGGCTGGGCTGGCGGAAGCGGGCGCTCGCCGTCGGCCTGGTGACGCTGACGCTCGTCATCCTGCTCGGCACGGCGTTCCGCACGGTCTGGTTCGAGATCGTCTTCGTCGTGTGGTGGTTCGCCCAGGTCGCGCACGGCTGGTTCCTCGCGGGCGGGTGGCCACGGCGCCGACCGCGGGCACGCGTGCGGGCGGGGCTGAGGCCGGCGCTCGCCCTGGCCCTCCCGCTGCTCCTGTTCGTCAGCCTGCTGCGCCTCGACGTCGCGCGGATCAACGGCGACGTCGCGGCGGCGGTCCGGGACGGCGACTGCGCCCGGGCGACGAAGGCCCTGGACCGCCGAACGTGGGCCCACTATCTCGTGGACGGGCCCGGAGCGGTCCGCAGCGACTCCACCGGGCCCGTCTGCAGCCGGATCGAGATCGCCGACGGCCAGTTCGACGCGGTCCTGCGCGGCGACGAAGCGGCCCTGACGCTGGGCTTCGACGGGCTGGCGGACGTACTCGCGGACGCGCCCGGTCACGAGCACATGGTCGACGCAGTCCTCGACAGATTCCTCGACCGCCTGCCACTGCGGGACTCCTGCTACACCGTGACGATCCTCGACAGACTGCGCGCCCGGAAACCCACCGGCGACCTGCTGGACCGCGCGGGCGGCACCGTGCCCCGACTCGCACCCGCGGCGATCGTCGACTGCGGTGACAGTCTCCTGGCCTCCCAGAAGTGGGAGCCCGCGCGTACCACGTACCAGCGGCTGCTCGACGAGTACCCGGGCGACAAGCTCGCGGGCAGGGCCACCGACGGGGCCCGCAAGGCGGGCCAGCAGATCGAGCTGGCGCACGTCCGCGAGCTGCTGAAGACAGGGGCGCAGGGCACGCCGTCCGGCTATTGCGCCGGCCCGGCGCCCTATAGCGGTGCCGCGCCGTACGGCGGCGACGGTCCATACCGCACGCTTTTCATCGGCGGCAGCAAGTACCTCAACGGACTGCCCGCCGAATGGTCGACGCACGACATCGCCGACGCTGTACTCGCGGTCTGCGCCGGGGGAAAGGGCTACGGCGACGCCACGCGGAGCTGCTCGTACGAGTCCCGACCCGGGTCCGACGGCCCCTTCACCGTCACGTTCCACAAGATCGCAATATCCGTCAAGGTGTACGAGGTGCGGACCGCACGCCTCGTGTCGGACATCCGGTTGCAGGTCGACGGCGTGAGCTGCCCGAGCAACATCTTCTGGGGCAGCTTCAGCTACGAGGAGAGCAGGGCACCCGGCGACATGTTCGTCCGTGTGTCGGATGACGAGATCGCCGCCACCGTGCGCGACGCCCTGAAACCGGTGATCGATCCCTGACGGGGACCGGGCGGCGCAGGACGACGGAGGCCGCCCGGTCCAGACGGACGGACGGCCTCCCAGACCGGCACGGGCTGGACTACAGCCCGAGGTCCTTGGCGATGATGGTCTTCATGATCTCGCTGGAGCCGCCGTAGATGCGGCCGACCCGCGCGTCGGCCCAGGCCCGGGCGACCGGGTACTCGGTCATGTAGCCGTAGCCGCCGAACAGCTGCAGGCAGGCGTCGGTGACCCGGCCCTGCATCTCGGTGACGAACAGCTTGACCTTCGCCGCGTCCGTCGGCGTCAGCTCGCCGGCGTCGAGCGCGGTCAGCGCCCGGTCGAGCATCGCCCAGCCGGCCTCGACCTCGGTCGCGCAGCCGGCCAGGACGAACTTGGTGTTCTGGAAGTGGCCGATCGTCTTGCCGAACGCCTTGCGGCCGTTCACGTAGTCGACGGTCTGCCCGACGACGGACGCGGCCGAGGCCTGGGCGTTGACGGAGATGGACATCCGCTCCTGCGGCAGGTGGGAGGTCAGGTAGGTGAACCCCTGGCCCACCTCCCCCAGCAGGTTGGCCACCGGCACCCGGACGTCGTCGAAGAAGATCTCGCAGGCCTCCTGGATGTGCAGGCCGATCTTCTTCATGGGCGCGCCCCGGGAGACGCCGGGCGCGTCCGCGTCGATGACCAGGAGCGACAGCCCGGCGTGCCGCTGGGTCGGGTCGGTCTTCACCGCGGTGAGGAAGACGTCGGCGTTCAGGCCGCCGGTGATGAACGTCTTCGAGCCGTTCACCACGTACTCGTCACCGTCGAGCCGGGCGCTGGCCGACAGGCCCGCGAGGTCGGAGCCCGCGCCCGGCTCGGTGAGGGCCAGGGCGCAGACCAGCTCGCCGCTGGCCAGGCCCGGCAGCCAGCGTGCCTTCTGCTCGTCGTTCGCGTGGTCCACGAAGTACGGCACGCTGATGTCGCAGTGGATGCGCAGCGGGCCGAGGCCGAGACCCAGGCGGCCGGCCTCCTCGGCGACGACAGCGTTGAACAGGTACGAGGCGCCGCCGCCGCCGTACTCCTCCGGGATTCCGAGCCCCAGGATGCCGAGGTCGCCGCACTTGTCGTAGAAGTCGCGCGGCGGCATGCCGCGCTCCTCCCACTCGTCGAAGTGGGCGACGACCTCCTTCTCGAAGAAGGTCCGGACCGCCGCCCGGAAGGCCTCGTGCTCTGGACCGTAGACCGTGCGTCGCATCGGCCGTCCCCTCCGAACCGGTCAGGACTTGCTGGTGAGCTTCTTGACGATGGTGGCGAAGTCCTCCGTTTTGAAGGACTGCTCCTCGGCGTTCGTCGCGTAGTCGAGGCTCGCCATCACCGCCCGTTCCAGGTGGATGTTCAGCAGCCGCTTCGTCGACTCGACGGCCTGGCGGGGCAGGCCGGCGATCTTCTTCGCGCACTCGAGGGCCTCGGCGAACGGGTCGGCGACGATGTGGTTCGCCAGGCCCATCTGCAGCGCCCGCTCGGCGGGGATCTTCGCGCCGGTGAGGGCGTACTCCTTGGCCCAGTGCAGGCTCGTGTGCAGCGGCCAGGTGAGCGGGCCGCCGTCGGCCGCGACCAGGCCGACCTGCACGTGCGGGTCGAGCAGGTACGCCCGCTCGGCCAGGTAGACGATGTCGGACAGCGCCACCAGGCTGCATCCGAGGCCGGCCGCCGGGCCGTTGACCGCGGCCACGACCGGCACCCGGCAGCGCGCCATGCCGAGCACGAGCTCCCGGCCATGCATGATGGTCAGCCGCTGCAGGTCGGGGTCCTGGCGCAGCCGGTCCAGGTAGGCGAAGTCGCCGCCGGCCGAGAACGCCCGCCCGGCGCCGGTGATCACCGCGGCCCGGGCCTCCAGGTCCTCCGACAGCAGCGTCCACACCTTGGCGAGCCCGAGGTGCAGCTCGTGGTTCACCGCGTTGAGGTGGTCCGGTCGGTTCAGCGTGATGATCCGGATCGGGCCGTCGGCCCGGACCTGGATCTCGTCCGGCAGGTCGTAGAGGTTGTCCGACACTGTGTTCCCTTCAGGCCTGGCGGCCGTTTCCCTTCAGGCCTGGCGGCGCCGGAGACCGCCCGCCGCCAGCCACCAGCAGCGTGGCCGCGCGGCTAGCTCGTCGGCAGGCCGAGGATGCGGCCCGCGATGATGTTCTTCTGGATCTGGGACGTGCCACCCATGACGCTCTGCGCCCGGCTGTACAGGTAGGCCTCGAGGTTCTCCCGGTCCCTGGTGCCGGTGACGGCCAGCGCCGCGTGGCCGACGGACTGCTCGACCCAGGTCATGAGCAGCTTGTCCAGCGAGCCGTCCGAGGTGTGCGTGACGCCGTCGAGCTGCTCGGACAGCCGCCGGCGCACGTGCAGCCGCAGCATCTCGGCCTGCACCGCCGCCCAGCGCAGGTCGTCGGGCACCTTCCCGCCGGAGGCGTCGGCCGTCTTCGCGAGCGACCGGACGAGTTTGCCGTAGCGGGCGGAGAAGCCCAGCGTCGAGGGCTCGCGCTCGTGGCCGACGACGGTCATCGCGAGCTTCCAGCCGTCGCCGGGCTTGCCGACCATGTTGGCGGCCGGCACCCGGGCGCCGTCGAAGACCACCTGGCCGAACTCGGCCGACACCCCATTGATCATCTTCAGGGGCCGCTGCTCGACGCCCGGCTGGTGCATCGAGACGATGAAGCCGGAGATGCCCTTGTGCCGGGGCACGTCCGGGTCGGTGCGGGCGAGCACCAGGCACAGGTCCGCGACGTCGGAGTAGCTCGTCCAGATCTTGTGGCCATGGATGACGTACTCGTCGCCGTCGAGCTCGGCCCGGGTGGTCAGCGAGGCGAGGTCCGAGCCGGCGCCCGGCTCGCTGAAGCCCTGGCACCAGCGCTCGGTCCCGTTGATCATTCCCGGCAGGAAGCGCTGCTGGACCTCCTCGCTCGCGTGCCGGCCGAGGCCGTGCGCGAGGTAGCCGAGGCTCGGGCGCGGCGGGGCGCCGGCGATGGCCAGCTCCTCGTCCAGGATGACGTCGTAGACCGGCGGCTGGTCGTGGCCGCCGAACCGCTTCGGCCAGGACAGGCCGAAGAAGCCGCCCTCGTAGAGCGCGGTGTGCCAGCGCCCGGCCTGGTGCCAGTAGTCGTCGCCGGACGCCTTGAACTCGCCGGCGTGCTCGGCCAGCCATGCCCGCAGCCGCGCGCGGAACGCGGCCTCTTCCGGGGAGTCACGAAAGTCCAAGGTCGATCTCCTCAAGACTGGCCGGGATCAGCTCCGCGGACGTCAGCACGCGCCGCAGGAAGACATGCGCGAGGCACTCCCAGGTGTTGCCGATGCCGCCGTGCACCTGGATGGAGGTCTCGCAGATGGTGCGGGCGGCGCGCTCGATGTAGACCTTCGCGACGAGCGCGGCCTGGACGGCCTCGGCCGCCGACAGCTCGTCGACCGCCCACGCCGCGTGCCGCAGCACGCTCACCGAGCCCTCGACGAGCGCGAGCGCCTCGGCGAGCAGATGGGCGATCGCCTGGTACGAGCCGATGGCGTGGCCGTACTGCTGGCGCACCTTGGCGTACTCGACGGCGAGGTTCTGCGCGCCGCGGGCGGCACCCAGCATGTCGGCCGTGGCCGCGACGAGCGCGAGCGCGCGCCACCGCAGCACGGCCTCGTCGTCGAGCTCGCCGACCACCGTGAGCGGGCCGGCCGGCTCGCCGGTCAGCCTGGTCAGGTCGACGCCCTCGGCGGTCGCTCCGACGGCGCCGACGAGCACCTGGGTGCCCTCCAGCGCGAGCAGGCCGCGCAGGCCCTTGGCGTCGACGGCGACGCCGTCCAGGGCGACCGTGGCCGCGCCGGCCGCCGCGGCCTCGAGACCGTCGGGAACGGGCCCATCCGCCGCCGTGAGCCGCGTGTACAGGTCGTCGGCCAGCACCGGGCCGAGGAACGGCACATCGATCAGGCCGCGGGCGAACTCCTCGACGACCAGGGCGACC of the Pseudofrankia saprophytica genome contains:
- a CDS encoding metal-dependent hydrolase family protein, translated to MLTLKAAGLLDVDHGEIIRPGILKVDGEYIVGLGGQPEGEVIDLGDLILVPGLMDMELNLLMGGPGENQFTGQMRDDPPLRMMRATQNARRTLRAGFTTVRNLGLFCKTGGYLLDVALMKAIDSGWVDGPRIVPAGHAITPTGGHLDPTMFGQFAPHVLQLTVEEGLANGVDEVIKAVRHQIKHGAQVIKMCGSGGTMTLTGPAGAKHYSDAEVLAITDEAHRRGLRVAAHTHGSEAVTQMVECGVDCIEHAFMIDDDTINLMVKRGTYLVATQALIDGMEVLKSSDPRIQAKAARDWPRAKASIRNAIEAGVKIAIGSDAPAIPHGKNGNELVTMVDRGMTPLQAIQAATIVGADLIDVTDRGRLAEGLLADVIAVRDNPLEDIRVFTRVPFVMKGGKQFVY
- a CDS encoding aldehyde dehydrogenase family protein, which produces MNGVAAAPAGGAYFPTRNPATREPAGEIAAGTAADVERAVAGAAAAWPAWAARPAGERADVLHAVADAMAAGAGELTELERADTGKTDGQLKLEIDMSVAYFRYYAGVLRALHGRTIDLGAGAHAYTRLEPYGVIGAITPWNLPLNQASRALAPALAVGNAVVAKPSEFTSTSTVRLARLATAAGLPDGLLNVVTGTGPDVGTPLAAHPLVRKVAFTGSVATGRHLARVAGDRLIPVTLELGGKSPVVVFADADLDRAAAAAAGAIQANSGQVCSATTRLLVEDAVHDEVVARVVERLERLQPGADFGPIITEAQFTRVLAAFTQAARDGILPVTGGAAYDDGPGAAGQYVRPTVYADVPPTHPLAREEVFGPVLVTRRFSGEAEALAFANDTEYGLVASVWSGDVARGLRLAEGIQAGQVAVNGGPLNIETPFGGYKNSGYGREKGVEALHDYAQTKTISLSLG
- a CDS encoding carboxymuconolactone decarboxylase family protein, whose protein sequence is MDDALSAAYALRRAMLGDAYVDRQTGETDPVARDFQDHITRQAWGVWTRGGALSNRDRSLLVLAMTAALGRMEEFRLHASAQARTGVTDAELDELLFQVAAYCGAPAAISARRALREVRAGRAAQEAAQETATAADSGSAPGEGA
- a CDS encoding NAD(P)-dependent oxidoreductase, with translation MTSPTVGFVGLGNMGAALAENLVRYGFDVVAFDVAGPDRAPERSRFAADLAEVAREADIVVFSLPDGTVSEKVATEVAGAADRRVTHIIDTSTIGVAAAGRITELLTAAGIGYVDAPVSGGVAGARARRLAVMYAGTDDAVEAVYSVLAGLSDKIRRVGDRAGLGQALKLANNFLSATALAATSEAVAFGVQAGLDMKTMIEVLNTSSGRSAATDDKFPNDVLTGRYGSGFANTLMAKDVRLYLAEVREAAAPDTVGATTEDIWKRFAEAEPGVDFTRIYPFVEGSA
- a CDS encoding tetratricopeptide repeat protein, coding for MDLPERTDPSTGIGDGGRPGAAPAGAAADPRGSLPLNRHPLAVAIGNASLLCVGYVMLGWRRRAVAVGLVTFVLVIVLATAVRTGWFEVVFAAWWLALVVHGWLLAGGWPRRRRRAGGRARLVTALAFALPMLAAVALLRLDVAGINSDLAGAVRDGDCPRATAALDERSAAHYLADPPGAAQGDVTGRACAQIQNADAQFDAALGADDGALTQGFSDLSGVLADMPGHERMVDRVLDGFLDRLPVSDACDTVKILDGLRARKPTGDRLDRAAGVVPRLAPAAIVGCGDSLLAASDWEPARTEYQRLLDQYPGDKLASKATDGIRKAGQQIELAHVRDLLGTGTGGTQPAYCSGPAPYSGAAPYRGGSPNRALVRGDNTYVGKLPPEWFTNDVADAVVVVCAGDKEYGDTVRSCSYESTFSPFGQSVAFKKIAIPIKVIEVQTGRVVSDLRVQINGASCPASISYTTSGYIDTGPPSQMYVDASDDAIAGGVRAALGPVIAP
- a CDS encoding tetratricopeptide repeat protein, whose protein sequence is MAIAVANASLLCVGYVRLGWRKRALAVGLVTLTLVILLGTAFRTVWFEIVFVVWWFAQVAHGWFLAGGWPRRRPRARVRAGLRPALALALPLLLFVSLLRLDVARINGDVAAAVRDGDCARATKALDRRTWAHYLVDGPGAVRSDSTGPVCSRIEIADGQFDAVLRGDEAALTLGFDGLADVLADAPGHEHMVDAVLDRFLDRLPLRDSCYTVTILDRLRARKPTGDLLDRAGGTVPRLAPAAIVDCGDSLLASQKWEPARTTYQRLLDEYPGDKLAGRATDGARKAGQQIELAHVRELLKTGAQGTPSGYCAGPAPYSGAAPYGGDGPYRTLFIGGSKYLNGLPAEWSTHDIADAVLAVCAGGKGYGDATRSCSYESRPGSDGPFTVTFHKIAISVKVYEVRTARLVSDIRLQVDGVSCPSNIFWGSFSYEESRAPGDMFVRVSDDEIAATVRDALKPVIDP
- a CDS encoding acyl-CoA dehydrogenase family protein, whose protein sequence is MRRTVYGPEHEAFRAAVRTFFEKEVVAHFDEWEERGMPPRDFYDKCGDLGILGLGIPEEYGGGGASYLFNAVVAEEAGRLGLGLGPLRIHCDISVPYFVDHANDEQKARWLPGLASGELVCALALTEPGAGSDLAGLSASARLDGDEYVVNGSKTFITGGLNADVFLTAVKTDPTQRHAGLSLLVIDADAPGVSRGAPMKKIGLHIQEACEIFFDDVRVPVANLLGEVGQGFTYLTSHLPQERMSISVNAQASAASVVGQTVDYVNGRKAFGKTIGHFQNTKFVLAGCATEVEAGWAMLDRALTALDAGELTPTDAAKVKLFVTEMQGRVTDACLQLFGGYGYMTEYPVARAWADARVGRIYGGSSEIMKTIIAKDLGL
- a CDS encoding enoyl-CoA hydratase/isomerase family protein, which codes for MSDNLYDLPDEIQVRADGPIRIITLNRPDHLNAVNHELHLGLAKVWTLLSEDLEARAAVITGAGRAFSAGGDFAYLDRLRQDPDLQRLTIMHGRELVLGMARCRVPVVAAVNGPAAGLGCSLVALSDIVYLAERAYLLDPHVQVGLVAADGGPLTWPLHTSLHWAKEYALTGAKIPAERALQMGLANHIVADPFAEALECAKKIAGLPRQAVESTKRLLNIHLERAVMASLDYATNAEEQSFKTEDFATIVKKLTSKS
- a CDS encoding acyl-CoA dehydrogenase family protein; protein product: MDFRDSPEEAAFRARLRAWLAEHAGEFKASGDDYWHQAGRWHTALYEGGFFGLSWPKRFGGHDQPPVYDVILDEELAIAGAPPRPSLGYLAHGLGRHASEEVQQRFLPGMINGTERWCQGFSEPGAGSDLASLTTRAELDGDEYVIHGHKIWTSYSDVADLCLVLARTDPDVPRHKGISGFIVSMHQPGVEQRPLKMINGVSAEFGQVVFDGARVPAANMVGKPGDGWKLAMTVVGHEREPSTLGFSARYGKLVRSLAKTADASGGKVPDDLRWAAVQAEMLRLHVRRRLSEQLDGVTHTSDGSLDKLLMTWVEQSVGHAALAVTGTRDRENLEAYLYSRAQSVMGGTSQIQKNIIAGRILGLPTS